Proteins encoded within one genomic window of Bacteroidales bacterium:
- a CDS encoding HAD family hydrolase: MQIKTILFDFDGVIADSLDVKSEAFYQMYLPYGEEIARQVRQHHLDNGGMSRFEKFRLYHKQHLDKDITQEEVMSLAARFSELVVQGVIDAPYVNGVIDFISTSHTLMNFFIITGTPTEEMKEIAEARGIRQYFKDIFGSPESKGHWVKHILGKYGYQAGECIFIGDALSDYKAATENNIRFILRQHSDNLELFAGKELIRINDFNNFNSLINT, translated from the coding sequence ATGCAAATAAAAACCATTCTTTTTGACTTCGATGGCGTAATTGCCGATTCACTGGACGTGAAATCCGAGGCCTTTTATCAGATGTATCTTCCTTATGGTGAAGAGATCGCCCGGCAGGTCAGGCAGCATCACCTGGACAATGGCGGTATGTCGAGATTTGAAAAATTCAGGCTGTACCATAAACAGCACCTGGATAAAGACATTACGCAGGAGGAAGTCATGAGCCTGGCCGCCCGGTTTTCGGAATTGGTAGTGCAGGGTGTAATTGATGCTCCTTATGTAAATGGCGTAATTGATTTCATCTCAACCAGTCATACGCTCATGAATTTTTTTATCATCACCGGAACGCCCACTGAAGAGATGAAGGAAATTGCCGAAGCAAGGGGAATCAGGCAATACTTCAAAGATATTTTTGGCTCGCCCGAATCCAAAGGACACTGGGTAAAACATATCCTGGGCAAATATGGATACCAGGCTGGCGAATGTATATTTATCGGCGATGCTTTATCGGATTACAAAGCTGCTACCGAAAACAATATCCGCTTCATTCTCAGGCAGCACAGCGACAACCTGGAATTATTTGCCGGAAAAGAACTTATCCGCATCAACGATTTCAACAATTTCAACTCACTCATTAACACCTAG
- a CDS encoding NAD(P)-dependent oxidoreductase: MQKRVIVFGGSGFLGGYVVNELIKRNYHVTVADLKRSPHISPSVFVECDILDAERVNAVVSSNTDFIYNFAGFANLDKAIEFPVKTLQLNVIGNANILEAARKIRLERYVFASSSYALSDKGSFYGISKLASEKVIDEYFKRYGLKYSIIRYGSVYSELEFDNNYIFNLIRKAILTNKIEHDGDGEEVREYIHASDASVLSVNIIEDDKYENEHLILTGFERMKRSELFEMIKEILNTDLEIILKKNGYKHHYKLSPYSFHPLASKKLISNPFIDMGQGILECIKEVKRSMEKE; the protein is encoded by the coding sequence ATGCAAAAAAGAGTTATTGTCTTTGGTGGTTCTGGTTTCCTTGGTGGTTATGTTGTGAACGAACTTATCAAACGTAATTACCATGTTACAGTTGCCGATCTTAAGCGCTCACCTCACATATCTCCCTCAGTTTTTGTTGAATGTGATATACTTGATGCAGAACGGGTTAATGCTGTTGTTTCAAGTAATACTGATTTCATATACAATTTTGCTGGTTTCGCTAACCTCGACAAGGCAATTGAATTTCCTGTGAAAACCTTACAGCTCAATGTAATAGGCAATGCCAACATACTTGAAGCAGCAAGAAAAATAAGATTGGAAAGATACGTTTTTGCAAGCAGCAGTTATGCTTTAAGCGACAAAGGCTCTTTTTACGGTATAAGTAAATTAGCCTCAGAAAAAGTAATTGATGAATATTTTAAGCGTTACGGTTTAAAATACTCAATAATAAGATATGGGTCAGTTTACAGTGAGCTTGAATTCGACAATAATTATATCTTTAACCTGATCCGAAAAGCTATTTTAACAAATAAAATTGAGCACGATGGCGATGGGGAAGAGGTACGCGAATACATTCATGCCTCAGATGCTTCAGTGCTTTCGGTTAATATCATTGAAGATGATAAATATGAAAACGAACACCTGATCCTCACCGGATTTGAACGTATGAAACGTAGTGAGCTTTTTGAGATGATCAAAGAAATTCTAAATACCGACCTTGAAATTATCCTCAAAAAGAATGGATACAAGCATCACTACAAACTAAGTCCATACTCCTTTCATCCCCTTGCCAGCAAAAAGCTTATTTCTAACCCATTTATTGATATGGGGCAAGGCATCCTCGAATGCATAAAAGAAGTAAAGCGCTCAATGGAAAAGGAATAG
- a CDS encoding 2,4-dihydroxyhept-2-ene-1,7-dioic acid aldolase has translation MNLKERLKRNELTLGSWLTIGHQSIAEIMTQTAFDWLVIDMEHSVIEFEKMQELVAVIQSNHKAALVRVGKNDELIIKRVMDAGATGVIVPMVNSLEQAKDAVSYVKYPPLGRRGVGLARAQKYGTAFGEYKEWLNRESVVVAQIEHIDAVNAIEQIITLDDIDAYIIGPYDLSASMGFPGEYHRQDVKDAISHVLEVCKKHNKPSGFHVIHPDASLVNEKISEGCTFIAFSIDFFFLGNKIKEEFVKINLKD, from the coding sequence ATGAATCTTAAAGAACGACTTAAACGCAATGAATTAACTCTCGGATCCTGGCTAACCATCGGGCACCAGAGTATTGCCGAAATTATGACTCAAACTGCTTTCGATTGGCTGGTTATTGACATGGAGCATTCCGTAATTGAGTTTGAAAAAATGCAGGAACTTGTGGCTGTGATTCAGTCAAACCATAAAGCAGCATTGGTCAGGGTAGGAAAAAATGATGAACTGATTATCAAAAGAGTGATGGACGCCGGTGCAACTGGCGTTATAGTTCCTATGGTAAACTCACTGGAACAAGCTAAGGATGCGGTAAGTTATGTCAAGTACCCACCACTGGGAAGGAGGGGGGTTGGTCTGGCCCGTGCACAAAAATATGGTACCGCCTTCGGCGAATACAAGGAATGGTTAAACCGCGAATCAGTGGTGGTTGCCCAGATTGAGCATATAGATGCTGTGAATGCCATTGAGCAAATCATCACGCTTGATGATATTGACGCATATATCATCGGGCCTTACGATCTCTCTGCTTCCATGGGTTTTCCCGGAGAATATCACCGCCAGGATGTCAAAGATGCCATCAGCCATGTGCTGGAAGTCTGCAAAAAACATAACAAACCATCTGGTTTTCATGTCATTCATCCTGATGCTTCTCTGGTAAATGAAAAAATCAGCGAAGGATGTACATTCATAGCCTTTAGTATTGACTTCTTTTTCCTGGGAAACAAGATCAAAGAAGAATTTGTTAAAATAAATCTTAAAGACTGA